The genomic interval attttatctctattcctgacttgtgtaactcttctacttggctggttactgtttgtaatgatttgtctgctgggctatgttctcaaataatcgtaaggtatgcttttgccgtaaagtattttttaaatctgacaccgtggttggattcacaagaagttaatctttaaacctatgtaaaatatgttttgttttctgaatttttatgagtatttctgtatttgaatttggcgcccagcagtttcactggctgttgaagaggtgggacgctaacgtctcacgtacccaagaggttaacgtgacctgacctcgaccccttcatcactaatccatggctctctgcccttatcaatgcctgccacgTGATCGCTTCCCTGCACTCAGCACATTCCAAGCTTAGTTGCacccactatataccttcctcctacagataaccattaacttatGGTGTAGACCCTCTATACCTAAGacctccctcagtgacatgaatacgtatatttcatattctcagaacccaacacTGAGAAGAAGAATTTATAAAATGAACCCACTGTTATAAAATGAACCCACATAAGACCACATTCATGAATCTATTTACCTCTCAAACAAACCACTTACCATGTCGGCCCTATGACCACACAGCCTTCTCACTGAAGGTATACTATTTGAGGAGCATGTCACGAGTTGACTCATTCAGAAGTAGCCAagataaaaaaatattaaatgttTTCACACCTGTTTTACATGCAGGTCCTATGGCAGTGTATTTAAGGCCAACTATAAAGAGACTGGGGAGATTGTGGCCATCAAGCAGGTCCCTGTGGAGTCTGACCTGCAGGAGATCATCAAAGAGATCTCCATCATGCAGCAGTGTAACAGGTGAGGCACCCTCCACTCTACCTCCTCTGCTTGCCTGACTTGCCTTTGTGTCGTCAGATCGAATAATCTGTTGCTGTGTTGGTAACATTATTTGTGAACAGAAGAAGAGTAGAACATATTGTTTATATGATTAGTGTAATATAGACAAGGTACCAGAAATAGGCAAAAAACTCATTAGGCTCTTTTGCATCCTCAGTCCCCATGTTGTGAGGTACTACGGAAGTTACTTTAAGAACAGTGACCTGTGGATCGTAATGGAGTACTGCGGAGCTGGCTCTGTCTCTGACATCATTCGCCTGCGCAACAAAACGGTAACATGCTACATCCTACATGTCCAATCTGACTGAATAGTAAGGGGCGATATATCTCTGTTTTTGCAAAAAATTATGTGTAGTCTTTTTTTGCTGATCTTTATTGATGGTGCCAATTATTTTAGACCTGACTATTTTAACAATGTCATCATTATTTATACAGATTTTATGTTAACATTACAAAAATGTATTAATTGTTTTGGATTAATTTCTGCTTGCTGTACATTTTAAAATTGTTATTTTGAGTGCTGAGCATATGCAATCAGTAGTGGAAATCGTTGCCCTAAAATAAGTAGAATTGTGTCTTTTGCGTCACGTGTCTGTTGTAGCTAACAGAGGATGAGATCGCCACCATAGTGCAGTCCACACTGAAGGGACTGGAGTACCTGCACTTTATGAGGAAGATCCACAGAGACATCAAAGCAGGGAATATCCTGCTAAACGCAGAGGGCCAGGCCAAGCTGGCTGACTTTGGAGTGGCGGGACAGCTGACCGTAAGGAATTCATCAGCTGATAGCTGGTGCAGATCATGGGCTGCGTTTACACAAGCAACCCAATTCCGATCTTTTTTTCCACTGTGgtgttttgaccaatcacatctttttcagaactgatctgattggttaaaacaccaattagtgaaaaaaatatcagaactTGTCAGCATGTCTAAACGCAGCCATTGAGCCATAAGTTAATGAGATGAATGTTTGATCTaggacaggggtgtcaaactcaatttCTGAAGGGCTGAGTGTCCGTGGgttttgctcctcccttgtacaTGATTGATCAATTAAGTTAattaattagttaggaactcccttcacctggttgtctaggtcttaattggagGTTAATTAAAAGGAAATATCAAAAACCAGCAGACCCAGGGCTCTCCAGGAATTATGTTTGATACCTCTGATCAAGAATGTTGATTTAACTCCTTGGTTTGATTGATCTGATCTATCAAATTACACCTGCAACATTGACTGTTTTTGTCTCCCAAGATTCACTATGTCAAATCTTGGGAAGAGGTTCAGAAACAAGACGCATTTGCTCAACCAATGGAAATAGTTTTACATTTATTTGTCATCTTGCTTGAACGTGCTGAAAGCTGGCGAGTCTTGTTTAGTAGTCTCATCAGTTGAAGCCTTTTTGATCTGGACTGGGCCCAACCAAAAGATGCTACTCTTCAACTAACTTTTTTATTTACCTTTAAAATAGGAGTTTTGGTCTTCTGTGCCATACTGTAGTCCCTTTTAACATCCTGCGTTTTAGTTAATATAGCTAAATTGTTTGTGGATAGAAGGAAAATCATGGTCAAGCAATCCAGGACTGACCAGGATGACAAGAGGTATATATTTTGCATAATGTTCTCTATATATCATGTACAAATATAATTAGTAAATCATGTCTACTACTTGTCTGTTTTTCAGGATACCATGGCCAAGCGGAACACAGTGATTGGCACTCCATTCTGGATGGCCCCTGAAGTGATCCAGGAGATTGGTTATAACTGTGTGGCAGACATTTGGTCCCTGGGCATCACAGCCATAGAAATGGCAGAGGGAAAGCCTCCCTATGCAGACATCCACCCTATGAGGGTGAGCCTATTGTTAATGTGTACAGATCTGGTTTTGTTAGTGATTGAACTTGTCAAAGACTTCTCAGTCTCAGGCTTCAACCTCTCTCAAACCAATCTGAGTATAGTGGTGAAAACAGATGACTTGAAATGTGATTTTGTTCCCGTATGTGACTTtgtttctgttctgtctgttacATTGCTTTGTTTATAGGCCATATTTATGATTCCTACCAATCCTCCACCGACGTTCCGAAACCCAGACTTGTGGTCGGAGCTGTTCCaagaatttgtctcccagtgtctggtgaagAACCCAGAGAACAGAGCCACTGCCACACAGCTTCTACAGGTAGAAGACCCCATCTCACCGACACGGTCTGCCTCTCAAAATGCctcccttttccctatatagtgcactacttttgacagccaaaagtagtgcacaatgtagAGAATAGGATGCCATATGGGGCGAAGCCACTGTCCCCTCTGGCACCCATACCAAAACTACCTTACTCGGCCTACTACGTcagtttctctatctctctcttcctctttttctctctttctgtctgttaaTTTCCTATTTGTCCTTTCATAATTTCTCTCTGGATTACATTTTTCATGAGCAAACTAACCATTAATATTTTAGATGGGATAGCACATTATCTGTGGCCATTACTGAGTAAAACTGCAACTCGCGGTTGCATTGCTTTAAACTCTGGTTAAAAAGATTATAAATGCCTCTTTTCCAtggacataaaaaaaaaaaaaaaaatttactcAATCCTGTCTTTTGAAAAATGTAATGGCTAGTTTGCTCCCTCAAACTTTTTCTTTTTTGCAAGAGCAACATTCTTGCCCCTGTTCTTGTAAACACGTCTTTGTTACGATAGATCACCTCACCTGGATGGTCTCGATTATTctattattttaatttttttctcTAGGCGATTTCAGGGCGAGATTAATTCAAAGACGTTTTGCTGCGCACTGCACTATCGACAATGCTAAACTTTTGGGGTAAACACTGGATGTTGGCTCAATTGTGTGTTTGTACATTGTGTGTTTGTCCTCCTGCAGCATCGGTTCATTAAGGCTGCTAAGCCCAGCAGCATCCTCAGAGCTCTGATCACAGATGCCATGGAAATTAAACTGAAGAAAGTGGAGGCTGAGCAGAGAGAACAGGACCAAGAGGACGAAGACAActcggtacacacacacagacccacacgcACGAACCTCACTAAAGCTTAGGCTGCATGGCCGTGACAGTCCGCCGGCCCATTTTATAAGCTATTTATGAGCCTCattgattattttttttaatcagcaCGCATGCCTACGTCACAATGGACAGCAGAATATGAACAGCATTACTCAACCACTTTATTTTGTAAGCTGACTAATGGGGCTggggaaatgtaaccactctcaaacacTGTAGACCTATTCATAGACGGGGCTATGGATGCAGGACTGAAAATCAATGAGATCGACATACATCATATTTTTTAAACACATTTTGGAGCTTTACAATTGTTTACAAAAAAACATAAACAATGGAGTAACACAGCCTTAGATTCAGGATTATATTCAATAACAAATGCAATTGAATATCATTAGGCAGGTTTCCTCTGACTCGGGTTTATTCAACAAATGAATGTCGCAAAAAAAACCATTGCGACGTGTCATGGAAACGGCAGCTATATACCGTTTATAATGGAATGCGCACTTACGTTCTAAATAATTGTGGGACCCCTGATGACTTCCTCTCCGGAAACTTGTTGTTCTACTTATTACTAGCCTGCTACGCTTCCAACTGTTAGTTTTTACTCGGGTTCTAAATAAACAATCGGACAACTAGGTTTATTGTAACAAaacaagtttattcacccaatgGGTCAAACAGCTGAAGAGACAAAAACATGTTCACAAAAGCACTGGTATTTAAACCTTCctcctatgctgagtctcctTCTTACACATCCGaacagccaatacatctctgttgctagacaggaCTTTAGTGATGTCTGTTCtttctcacttcatctgacctgttgacttgtaccagactgtggcccttctcctTTCCATAGGACACCTGATGTCTAACAATCACATGTTCTGACAGAATGTAAATGTTCTGCATTCCCCCCTCTTGCTTAGTGACTTGATTAAGGATATTTCAATTTTATAAGTCAGTATCCATCACAACCAACCAAGTAAAATGATCAGACCAACTTTGGTAGTTGCTGTTCTGTTAGTTGTGTTGTGATGTCAGGCAAAAATGCCTTATCAAAGATTCAAATGTTCAGATTTCCAAAAAACGAGGAACGGCGATGAGCTTGGGTCACTGCAGTGTGAATGGAGGCTTGGGAGCCCAAAAATCATAGCATGTCTGCAGCACTCACTTCATTTCAGGTAAGCTCACTAGTACACAATTCATTTAAAATCTACCTAGCTTGTAAGACGAGCGTTATTAGCAACGTCTGAAATACGACAAATCTATTCAATACAGtttgctagctaacttagctagacAAGCTAACGTACTTTTGAGCATCCAACATTAGTTAGCTAGATTAACTAGCTTGTAGTAAGTAAGCAGGGTTTTGCATATGAAGCAGTTAACCTATTTTACCCCATTACCAAAGATGGTTTAGTATGAAAACTCTGTGCAATTACTATTTGTAATGTTTGTGTATATTGTttgtttagattttttaaatcTTTGGCAACAGTGTACAGCAGCTATCTGTAGATt from Salvelinus fontinalis isolate EN_2023a chromosome 18, ASM2944872v1, whole genome shotgun sequence carries:
- the LOC129814784 gene encoding serine/threonine-protein kinase 4-like isoform X2, with the protein product MWSYGSVFKANYKETGEIVAIKQVPVESDLQEIIKEISIMQQCNSPHVVRYYGSYFKNSDLWIVMEYCGAGSVSDIIRLRNKTLTEDEIATIVQSTLKGLEYLHFMRKIHRDIKAGNILLNAEGQAKLADFGVAGQLTDTMAKRNTVIGTPFWMAPEVIQEIGYNCVADIWSLGITAIEMAEGKPPYADIHPMRAIFMIPTNPPPTFRNPDLWSELFQEFVSQCLVKNPENRATATQLLQHRFIKAAKPSSILRALITDAMEIKLKKVEAEQREQDQEDEDNSDEDEVDQGTMVRAGTSDMGTIREAGSLGGTARTMIEQSDMGTMESQLGTMVINSDDDEDEEAGTMKRRDETMQPAKPSFLEYFEQKEKEANCHDDSREDPGHNADNRKLPAEGDLEVMRTWSVEELRSRLASLDPQMEQEIKEIRQRYLAKRQPILDAIEAKKRRQQNF
- the LOC129814784 gene encoding serine/threonine-protein kinase 4-like isoform X1, whose product is MENKDKVQMRTHPRRQLKKLSEDSLTKQPEEVFDVLEKIGEGSYGSVFKANYKETGEIVAIKQVPVESDLQEIIKEISIMQQCNSPHVVRYYGSYFKNSDLWIVMEYCGAGSVSDIIRLRNKTLTEDEIATIVQSTLKGLEYLHFMRKIHRDIKAGNILLNAEGQAKLADFGVAGQLTDTMAKRNTVIGTPFWMAPEVIQEIGYNCVADIWSLGITAIEMAEGKPPYADIHPMRAIFMIPTNPPPTFRNPDLWSELFQEFVSQCLVKNPENRATATQLLQHRFIKAAKPSSILRALITDAMEIKLKKVEAEQREQDQEDEDNSDEDEVDQGTMVRAGTSDMGTIREAGSLGGTARTMIEQSDMGTMESQLGTMVINSDDDEDEEAGTMKRRDETMQPAKPSFLEYFEQKEKEANCHDDSREDPGHNADNRKLPAEGDLEVMRTWSVEELRSRLASLDPQMEQEIKEIRQRYLAKRQPILDAIEAKKRRQQNF